The following are from one region of the Stigmatella ashevillena genome:
- a CDS encoding DUF4870 domain-containing protein, producing MEPQYTGSQFLTGSPVPTQDEKTWGMLAHLSALVAGIFGFPFLGPLIVMLTKGKESKWVESHAKEALNFQITATAAIWISAALMLCVVGFLLLPVIGLAALVFTILAAIKANNGEMYRYPATVRLVK from the coding sequence ATGGAGCCGCAATACACGGGGTCACAGTTTCTGACCGGTTCGCCGGTGCCGACCCAAGATGAGAAGACGTGGGGCATGCTCGCGCACCTGAGCGCGCTGGTGGCGGGCATCTTTGGCTTTCCCTTCCTGGGCCCACTCATCGTGATGCTCACCAAGGGCAAGGAGTCGAAGTGGGTGGAGAGCCACGCGAAGGAGGCGCTGAACTTTCAGATCACCGCCACGGCCGCCATCTGGATCTCCGCGGCCCTCATGCTGTGCGTGGTGGGCTTCCTGCTGTTGCCCGTCATCGGGCTCGCGGCGCTCGTTTTCACCATCCTCGCGGCCATCAAGGCGAACAACGGGGAGATGTACCGCTATCCGGCCACTGTCCGGCTGGTGAAGTAG
- the thiC gene encoding phosphomethylpyrimidine synthase ThiC produces MSGASKSLKVDDKVLEGITRGPLPASRKVYVPGEHHAGLRVPMREIRQTPTHHGHGPEGKVTANPPLFVYDSSGPYTDPEAHIELREGLPALRSEWISARGDTEELTGVTSEYGRARETDPRLDGLRFGHRRKPRVAKHGANVTQLHYARRGVVTPEMEFVSVRENLKVEAALAAQHPGQSWGASIPRRITPEFVREEVARGRAIIPANINHPELEPMIIGRNFLVKINANIGNSAVTSSIEEEVEKMVWSIRWGADTVMDLSTGRNIHETREWILRNAPVPIGTVPIYQALEKVGGKAEELTWDIYRDTLIEQCEQGVDYFTIHAGVRLAYIPLTARRLTGIVSRGGSILAKWCLAHHQENFLYTHFEEICEILKAYDVSFSLGDGLRPGSIADANDAAQFGELETLGELTKIAWKHDVQVMIEGPGHVPMHLIQENMTKQLAVCGEAPFYTLGPLTTDIAPGYDHFTSGIGAAMIGWFGTAMLCYVTPKEHLGLPNRDDVKEGVITYKIAAHAADLAKGHPGAQARDNALSKARFEFRWEDQFNLSLDPERARAFHDETLPAEGAKVAHFCSMCGPQFCSMKITQEVRDYAEKTGVGAETLSSPNALCVTFAAVTGK; encoded by the coding sequence ATGAGCGGAGCGTCCAAGAGCCTGAAGGTAGATGACAAGGTGCTGGAAGGCATTACCCGGGGGCCGCTGCCTGCCTCTCGCAAGGTGTACGTGCCGGGCGAGCATCATGCCGGGTTGCGCGTGCCCATGCGGGAGATCCGTCAGACCCCCACCCACCACGGACACGGCCCGGAGGGGAAGGTGACGGCCAATCCACCCCTCTTCGTGTACGACTCCAGCGGCCCCTATACGGACCCCGAGGCCCACATCGAGCTGCGGGAAGGGCTGCCAGCCCTTCGCTCGGAGTGGATCTCGGCCCGGGGGGACACCGAGGAACTGACGGGGGTGACCTCCGAGTATGGACGCGCCCGCGAGACGGATCCGCGCCTGGACGGGCTGCGCTTCGGCCATCGCCGCAAGCCGCGGGTGGCCAAGCACGGCGCCAACGTCACGCAGCTTCACTACGCGCGCCGGGGCGTGGTGACGCCGGAGATGGAGTTCGTGTCGGTGCGCGAGAACCTGAAGGTGGAGGCCGCACTGGCCGCGCAGCACCCCGGCCAGTCGTGGGGCGCCTCCATTCCCCGGCGCATCACCCCGGAATTCGTGCGGGAGGAGGTGGCCCGGGGCCGCGCCATCATCCCCGCGAACATCAACCACCCGGAGCTGGAGCCGATGATCATCGGCCGCAACTTCCTGGTGAAGATCAACGCCAACATCGGCAACTCCGCCGTCACCTCGTCCATCGAGGAGGAGGTGGAGAAGATGGTGTGGTCCATCCGCTGGGGCGCGGACACGGTGATGGACCTGTCCACGGGCCGCAACATCCACGAGACGCGCGAGTGGATCCTCCGCAACGCGCCGGTGCCCATCGGGACCGTGCCCATCTACCAGGCCTTGGAGAAGGTGGGCGGCAAGGCCGAGGAGCTGACGTGGGACATCTACCGGGACACCCTCATCGAGCAGTGTGAGCAGGGGGTGGACTACTTCACCATCCATGCCGGCGTGCGACTGGCGTACATTCCACTCACCGCCCGGCGGCTCACGGGCATCGTCAGCCGCGGTGGCTCCATCCTGGCCAAGTGGTGCCTGGCGCACCACCAGGAGAACTTCCTCTACACGCACTTCGAGGAGATTTGCGAGATCCTCAAGGCCTACGACGTCAGCTTCAGCCTGGGAGACGGACTGCGTCCAGGCTCCATCGCGGATGCCAACGACGCGGCCCAGTTCGGGGAGTTGGAGACGCTGGGGGAGCTGACGAAGATCGCCTGGAAGCACGATGTGCAGGTGATGATCGAGGGGCCGGGCCACGTGCCCATGCACCTCATCCAGGAGAACATGACGAAGCAGTTGGCCGTGTGTGGCGAGGCACCGTTCTACACCCTGGGGCCTCTGACGACGGACATCGCACCGGGGTACGACCACTTCACCAGTGGCATCGGCGCGGCGATGATCGGTTGGTTCGGCACGGCGATGCTCTGCTACGTCACCCCCAAGGAGCACCTCGGCCTGCCGAACCGGGACGATGTGAAGGAAGGCGTCATCACCTACAAGATTGCCGCCCACGCCGCGGACCTGGCCAAGGGGCATCCCGGAGCGCAGGCCCGCGACAATGCCCTGTCCAAGGCCCGCTTCGAGTTTCGCTGGGAGGACCAGTTCAATCTGTCGCTGGACCCGGAGCGCGCCCGGGCCTTCCATGACGAGACCCTCCCGGCCGAGGGTGCCAAGGTGGCCCATTTCTGCTCCATGTGCGGCCCCCAGTTCTGCTCCATGAAGATCACCCAGGAGGTGCGTGACTACGCGGAGAAGACGGGGGTGGGCGCGGAGACGCTTTCATCCCCAAATGCCCTCTGCGTGACATTTGCTGCTGTCACTGGCAAATAG
- the moaA gene encoding GTP 3',8-cyclase MoaA, with translation MLPLASPRDPLAPPLLDAQGRRMTYLRLSVTDRCNFRCTYCSPASWGGKKDLLSCQEFERIVSVFARMGIQRVRLTGGEPLIRPDILEIARTLSCLPGVERVAITTNASHLERLAVPLREAGVSQLNISLDTLNPETFRRISKQGDFAATLRGIDAAAAAGFASLKLNVVVMRGVNDGEAAALVDHAHARGITPRFIELMPFGQGEPVPTAELVERLQASGLALTEELVEERTRVSTSGPARYWRAPGGLVGFISPLTQNFCGGCNRVRVASNGDLRSCLGGRAQAPLHQLIRGGASDTELALAIRQALGEKPEGHRFTETGNAATLLPMMGIGG, from the coding sequence ATGCTCCCACTCGCCAGCCCGCGCGATCCGCTCGCGCCCCCGCTTCTGGATGCCCAGGGCCGGCGGATGACGTACCTGCGTCTGAGCGTGACGGACCGCTGCAACTTCCGCTGCACCTATTGCTCGCCCGCCTCGTGGGGCGGCAAGAAGGATCTGCTCTCCTGTCAGGAGTTCGAGCGCATCGTCTCTGTCTTCGCGCGCATGGGCATCCAGCGCGTGCGCTTGACGGGTGGCGAGCCCCTCATCCGGCCCGACATCCTGGAGATTGCCCGGACACTGTCCTGCCTTCCCGGCGTGGAGCGGGTGGCCATCACCACCAACGCCAGCCACCTGGAGCGCCTAGCGGTCCCGCTGCGCGAGGCGGGCGTCAGCCAGCTCAACATCAGCCTGGACACGCTCAACCCGGAGACCTTCCGCCGCATCTCCAAGCAGGGGGACTTCGCCGCCACGCTGCGCGGCATCGACGCAGCTGCGGCGGCGGGCTTCGCCTCGCTCAAGCTCAACGTCGTCGTCATGCGAGGCGTCAACGACGGCGAGGCGGCCGCACTGGTTGACCATGCCCATGCGCGCGGCATCACCCCCCGCTTCATCGAGCTGATGCCGTTTGGCCAGGGTGAACCGGTCCCCACCGCCGAGCTGGTCGAGCGGCTCCAGGCCTCCGGCCTTGCGCTGACGGAGGAGCTCGTGGAGGAACGCACCCGGGTGAGCACTTCGGGGCCGGCACGCTACTGGCGCGCGCCCGGAGGCCTCGTGGGCTTCATCTCCCCGCTGACCCAGAACTTCTGCGGTGGGTGCAACCGGGTCCGGGTGGCCTCCAACGGAGACCTGCGCAGCTGCCTCGGCGGACGCGCCCAGGCGCCGCTGCACCAGCTCATCCGCGGAGGGGCCTCGGACACGGAGCTGGCGCTGGCCATCCGTCAGGCCCTGGGCGAAAAGCCCGAAGGCCACCGCTTCACCGAGACCGGCAATGCCGCCACGCTCCTGCCGATGATGGGCATTGGCGGCTGA